In Cervus canadensis isolate Bull #8, Minnesota chromosome 7, ASM1932006v1, whole genome shotgun sequence, the DNA window tCCCACTAACAAGGGACGTGTTCAGATGTAGAAAATAGTAAGGTGGCCTTCCCTCCTCTGGCAGAAATCTGGTGGGTTTGAGGGGCAAGAGAGCTCGTCCCCAGCTGGTGTccaaggctgggggtgggaggcgcACAGACCCTTTTAGagctgtgtgtccctgtgtgtgtgcgcatatgcatgtgtgcgtgcctGTGAGAAGGTCCCCAAACTGTTAGAGGCTCCTCGTGCCTTATCAGCAGGGCTGTTTTCATTCAGGCACTTTATCAAGCAGCCTGCACTTTTCCCACCACCCCCGGATGCTTCAAGGCCTCCACATTGGCTGTGAAAAGGCGCCCATTGACCTGCCGTCAGCTCTGCTTCTCTGGCCGTGGACTCCTGGCTGCAGCAAAAGGTGTGGGGTGGGGCAGTGGCCCAGGCTCCCGAGAAACCCAGATGTCCCTCCCTGGGACCAGCCAATCACCTTAATGGGGCGGGCAGTGCAGGTGGGTGCATGATGGGAGAGGCAGAGGATGGGGGACCGTGATGGGAGGGACCTGTGGGTTATGGTCACTTCTCTACAATCCTGTACAATGGTGAGAAGATATTTCACTCTCAGGGGACCTCACCCTCTtctgccccccacctcctccctcgtCTCCCCCATCCTGGCTATGAACACAGGAAACACATGACAGCTCaggtcctgcctccctccctccacagccTCACTGAACACTGGGACCCACTGGGACCTCCCGGACCGCAGAGTCTGGACAGCGCAGGTGGGCACGGGCTTGATCACCTTCTCAGGGCACCTGGTTTCCCAGAGCACCCTGCGTCTGTTCTGACAGGTCCGCCCAATGTGCTGTCTGGGTGCCTGCTCTCAGCTGCCTCCACGGTCAGAATTCTTATGCATTTTGTGCTTTTTGGGGAGGACAGTATGGCAGGAGCCAAGTGGAATCCTCTTTCCTGCCCGAGCATGGGGCTGGGCCATGTGGGGGTGCCTCTGCAGGAGTCCCCCACTCTATCTTCCTCACACTGGTGAGCCCGAGAGGCTTGGTGTCCAGATGATAGAGCCTCGAGATCACACATCCATGCAGGTGGATGCTAGAGGAGGTGGTCCAGCCATCGTGGCTCACAGATCTCAGATTTTTTCTGTGTAACATGGTGGGAGTGGGCGGGGGTGGTGGTTGAAGGCACTGGCCCTCCGTCCATGCACTTCCTCACTGAGCAGGAGTCCAGAGCAACTGAAGGAAAGCAGGAGACCCACCTGGCCTCCTATCACCTGGCCGCTGCTCCACAGTCTGGTGTATATGCCAGAAGGAAGGCACTTTCCTGCTGGAAACCCTGACTGCAGGAGTACTTAGGGTCAAGGACCCCCAATCTATGCATCACGGCCCCCTGGAAAGTGGTGTCACCCACACGGTGCTATGCCTGGGGAAAGGAGGAGTGTGCCTAGGTCATGTCCCAGGCCCCATTCTTGGGTTTCTTCTGATTGCATCTTTGAAATTAGTAAAACTTGGATTCAGGAGGCTCTCCAGTTCACAAGAATCTGATGTGCCAGTCTGATCTGTGTGTCTGCTCACTTGGGCGAATTATTAAATGTTTCTCAGCTTACAAAACAGGGATGAAGATGAGagtgagatgacatttgtagtgGAGTTTGCTTTGAAAACTAAAGAAATGTCTTTTACTTCGCCTCACACGCACCTCCCTTTGCTCCTGATCACTCCTGATTCTGAGCCTGAGGTTCCTCATGAGAGCCTGAGACAGGTGGATGGTTCAATGAAAAGTTACTGAAACACTAGATGTGCTGGAGAGAGTGGATTGCCCACATTCCTTTAATAGATGAAGAGCCCAGGCTGAAGGGCTGGATGAGGACATTTACCTTGGGTGAGAATTTGTCCCATCCATGGTATCTGGGATGAAGGCTCACTGCTTTAAGGTACAGGGAAGACACAGGCTTTGGTAAAACACTGACAAGGAAGAGAATACTCAACCTGCATTGGTTTAATCCATAAGAATATTCAGATGTACTTAACATGAAGTCTGGGGATGGGTGATGCTGGGGCCAAGTCAACATTTCAGGGATAACAAGTTTCCAGTGCTGTGACTTTTCCTCATTATCACAGAATGGCTGCCTGAAGCATTGCATCACACCCTCATACTACACAGCATCCAAAGACAGGCTGCAGAGTCCATCCAGGACAGCCAGAGGGAGCTCTTCTCTCACCAAGGGGTAAAGCCTTTCCCCAGAGTCTTTAGGTAGATGCCCCCTCTGCTTCATGGGCCAGAAAGGAGACCTGCTTCTAACTGACAGAAAGGTTGGGAAAGTGAGTCTTTCCATCGTTCTTTATAGGGTGGGGTcagggaagaaagagggaaataatGAATGGTAGTCACAGGGAAATGGGCCTGCTGTGTCCTGGCAGAAAGCCCCTCTCTCAGGGGCTGGGGAATATGAGGAGAACAAGGAGCAGGGGGTGGACCAGCTGGGCTTCAAGAAGGCTCCGACAAGGTCCCAGACTGGCCAATGGAAACCCAAAAGATTCCCTCACTCCACAGCTGTGGGTGCTTGGTCCACTCCCCATCTTCCACCCAACTCTAAAGAGGGGCAGgaaagtgggggaaggagaggaggagactGGCTACTTACCCCCAGGGACCACAGTATTACCTACAGAAGCTGCATAATTTACAATCACACACCGCATTTCCAAAGGGGCCAACTGCGTAGTTGGTTTTTACCTGCCGCTAGCAGGCAAGGAGGTTGAAAAAGATCAGAGATGCTAcagattgaaaagaaaacaagcccACATGTTTCTGCGTGTTCTCCAGTGAAGGAAGGCTACAGTGATCCTCACGGCACATGTGCTAGTGCAGGCCCACGTCTGCTGCTGTGTGCGTGTGTCGGGGGCCCCACCTTGGCTGTTTCACATGTGCAGTGTATCTCCTGGCCCCTGGAACATCTGTGCTTGCTTGCCCTGGTGGCCAGGGCTGAGGGTGGGTGACAGATCTTCTGGTAAATTTGGAAACAACTGGTCACGCCAACAGCACTGTCCCCTACTCCTGGGAACCAGCTGGCTCTGGGTGCTCCCAGGGCTCCAGGAACCCCAGGGTCAGGcacctgggaggggaggaggtgtcCAGGAGCGGGGCTGGCTGGACTGAGCTCCCTGGAGCAGGGCTGGCTGCCCAGGgtggatgggaggtggggggtgctTTTCTTGTTCCCACTGAGCAAGTGGGCCTGGGGGCACCAGAGGCTGCTCAGGCAGCACTGCCCGCCTGGGTGGGGGGCGTCTGCTCAGGTCCAGGCAGGTCCGATTGGCTCCCTTCCGTCTTCCTTGTGTCGGTGACGAGGGGTCACTGGGGGCTCTCGACCCTTCCCTTTTGTCCTATTTTCCAACTCGGATTTCAAGTTTGGGGAGCCAGGTGGGTGGGGGAGCTTCCTCAAGGGGTCAACTCATGCCGTCCTCTGCAATTGTTTTTATTATGAGCACGTTCAGACTCTTTGCCGTGGGTTTTATCTCCTAAGTCAGTTTCCGTGTGAGGGAAGTGAAGAaattgcaaggcaatttttgttacCACAATGAATATGTAAAGAATGTGATAGAATTGGAGCCTGTTTTCATGATTTGACAAGGGCATGGGCTCACGTTGATTCTCTGAGGCTTTTTAACCTGATGGCCTGGTGTACGGACCCCAGTGGCTGACATCCACCAAGACAACCTAACAATGTTACAGGTCACGGTCTCATCTGGCCCAAGATAGCCTGAGTTAATGTGTAATCCACAGCGAGAACCCAGAGGCACAAATATTGCATTTCTCTTTCAAAGAAGGGaaaattgtttacattttttataagAAGTGCAAGCAGAGAGGAACAttcatctcttttaatttttaggcTAATTTGGAATACAAAGAATCTGAGCAGTCAATCCAGGCGGGGAGTTCAGGTTCATAGGACCCCAAGACATCCGGCCAGCGATGGAGCTGAGCCCCTGGTACCAGGCAGATGTTCTTCTCACCCCAATGCCATTTCCACAGGAAAAGCGTCTAAAACTCGCACCCTGCAAGGGTGAAGTGTCCGAGAGAAGAGATGCATTCGTGAGAATaagtattttctttcactttcaaataatcACAGAGAATTTACTTAAAAATCTCACTGGGAAAATTCTTTAGAAAACAAGGATGGTCTTTGTACTATAATTGTCATTCTTTCCAAGCCCCAACCCGAAGTGAGCAATGAAGCATGACCAAGGACAACTCTTCACAGATCTATGGTTAGACATGTGAAGAAAAGCCAGGAAAGATAGGGTGCCCCACCAAACAGGTCTTCCAGCTCTTTCCATCCCCCAGCCCTGGCTTCACACTGATTTAGGCAAAACTACATCTTCCTAGTCACCCTGAGGCCATGACTCTGGGTAAAGACACAGCTGGCAACTTGAATTAGGGCCCCGTGGTCCTGTGTATTCTGACTCTGTGGGGTTGACAAGGCCCTACCTTCCTCCACGGGCACAGAATGGAAGCACCACGGGACTCCACGGACTGTGTTGTCAAAGCAGCAGCCTTTCTCTTCGCAGTCCTTCGCCGTGATGCCGGAGTAACCGCAATTCTGTCTTTGATGGGGTTCCACCTGACATGTCTCTGAAAGGATATGGACCAGGAGGTGAAAGTAAGTCATGAGCTGACGCCTTCCCTGTTATGACCCACCCTCCGCTTTGCCTCCTTCCCCAGTTAAATCAGCCATCAGACGAGCAGCCCATGGAGACCCAGCTCACTTACTGGCGCGGAAACACTGAAACTCAGGAAAAATGCAAGGTGTCCAGGATTCATAGACTTTGCACCTACCCAGGCAATGTACCCATTTGCTCATTAATGTCAATGAACAATTATTAAACTTTAGTCACTAGAtgagtaaatatctgttgaacaCTGTTTGTGGTGCTAGAAACTGGAGCTAGCACAGGACACAGACAGGAATTTTTTTATCCTCTCAAAGATCAAGTTCACGCCAGGCCCCGTGCTGGGTAACAGGGACCCAGAAATTGAAAATAGAGAAGCTGTTGTTGAGAAGCTAACAGTCTGATGGAGGAGGAAGCCAAGTAAACATACAAAACAGCATAGTGCAGCCAGCCACAGGGCAAGCCCAGCAGGGGTGATTGATTACAGACTGAACAAAGTCAAGAGGGCTTCCTGTTGGAGGAGGTTGACCAGGTAAGACCGAGGCAATGGGTATTCCAAGGAGAGAGAGCAGAGTGTTCAAAGGTAGTGAAGAGAGAGAGCAAGGTGTGTTCCAGGTAAGGGGAGGGGGGGCAGGTGGGGCAGTGCAGGGAAGGCAGGCTGAGGGCTGGGAGTGGTTGATTGCAGCTCTAGAGCTCTAGAGCAAAGAAGCAGCTATCTTCAGAAGCTCTAGCCAGGTACGAGAGGCCATTGACTCAAGGCAAAGAACATGCAGGGGAGATGGGCAGCAAGAAGTGCCCGCGTGATCTAGACGCAAGGCCTGTGAGGTCTGGACTTGGGGCTCTGAGAAGGAGTGCTGCTCAGATCTGGTGGTGGACAGATTGAGACAGGGGCAGAAGAGTCTGAAGCCCCTTCTGTCTCTTGGGGTGGGAATGGAGAATGGGGGGCTCCTCTGCACCTGGTCTCGGGGTGCCCATGGATGAGGGCCATCAGCCAGGTTCCAGAGAGAGGCCTGGCTGTGCAGGTGCTCCATCCACTCCCAGACAACAGTCTGTCCTGGAGCTAGAGGGATGTGCAACGAGGCGTTAGGAGTGTGGGTGATAAAGAGACGGGAAGGGAAGGAGCCCTGACAGAAGAGGGAAGAGAGTCAGAGAGGAGGGCAGGACCGAGATCAAGAGCAGATGTTGTCATGGGCTGGCTTTGACCTAGGGCATCGCGCTCGTTCTAAAAGACAACCCAGTTAAAGACAGGTAGATGCAGGGCCTCCCCTAGACTGAGGGGCAGGAGGCCACATTTGTCCCCCATAGAGTCCAGGTGAGTGTCCCAAATCAGAGCCCATCACACAACCTGATCTTTGTAGGGCTTCTGCCTTGACATAGTGCAAAGGTGGTTATCACCCACTCCACTAGGCAAGGCGGTGGGAAAGGTCAAGACGGGCTACGTATGCAGAGCTGGGACCACAGTTCTCAAGTCCTTTCTCTCCctagaggagggggagggggctacTTGGCTGGGTAACCGGATCCCCCCCACTGCCCCCGCCGCACCAGCTGCTATCCTAAATAGGAACTGAAGGTCTCCAAGCGTTCTGTCCACAGAAGTCTCCCTTGCCCACCATTTTCTGTTGCATAACAGGATTAGACAGAAATGATTTCCATCAAAGTCTACACTTACactggcacccactccagtactcttgcctggaagacccccatggacggaggagcctggtgggctgcagtccatggggtcactaggagtctgacacgactgagcgacttcactttcacttctcactttcatgcattggagaaggaaatggcaacccactccagtgttcttgtctagagaatcccagggacaggggagcctggtgggctgctgtctctgggagtcgcacagagtcggacacgactgaagcgactcaggagcagcagcagcagctacactACAATTGGATGGAGTTTCCGTTGTCATAGAATGGCTGACCTGTGAGATCCACAGAGAAAGGCTGAGCCGTGGGCCCCAGAGCAGGGCCAGTGGGTGGCCAGCAGCAGCCGGGAGGGTGGGGAACAGGGCTGGGCTGCATAGCCTCCTGGAGCCAGGCTGTGCAGTGGGCAGAGCTAGGCACTAGGCTGGCAGGGAAGATGCAGATGGGCTGGTGGGTGCAGATGGCCAGGCACAGACCGCCTCCTCCATCCCCACAGGAGGTCATACCTCCTTTTAGGTCCAGCCTGCTCCCTCCTCCTTACCTTAGACTGTGGGGCCCCCTCCCCAGAACCCCCACACCTGATCCTTTGTTCCTGAGTTGTGAGGTCCTTGGAAGGAGCCCAGAGACACATGGGAACTGTCCTTCACCTCCCTTCAAACCTCTATGGGAATCCTCATttcaaaaattttggaaaattcttctcctgccccctccatttaaaaatatatctaccagtaataaataatgtttatatgGCACTTTGTAGCTTTTCCCAAATACCACTTAATTTTGTGACAACCCTCTAAAGCTGAAGACTGACCCCGTTGTGCGGAGAAAAGATTTGAGACAGACACATTGAGAGGAGGCAGTGGGACCTCCCGCCTTAAGTCCCTCACTTGGTGATGCCCATGGACGAGGCACTGACAGGACACACACTCCAGTGGGACAGGGTCTGGGTTCCACGGAGCAGGGGGCTGAGGGGCCCACGGCACCTGTCGGAGGGGTTCCCAGGGACGGAGACCCTCGGAACAGGCTCTCGGACGTTTGTGTGGGACCGTGAGTGGGTCCAGCCCCAGGGGGCAGAGTTTGGCTTGGACATTTGGAAGAGCTGTTCTTATTCCCGACCTTAAAGACAGCTCTTTGAAATGTGATACTTAAAAAGCAGTAGGATGGTCTAGCAGCGGTTCTGAagacagggctttcctggtggctcagtgataaagaattcgcctgccaatgcaggagatgccagttcaatggttagatggtgtcaccgactcaatgaacatgaatttgagcaaacctcaggaggtcttccctgtagctcaaatggtcaagaatctgccttcaatacaggagacctggggttgatccctgggttgggaagatcctctggagaagggaatggcaatccactacagtatttctgcctggagagtcccattgatagtggagcctggcagactacagtccgtggtatcgcaaagagtcagacacgactgagtgaccaacactgcTACTACTAcaggaaacagtggaggacagaggagcctggcgtgctgcagtccatggggtcgcaagaagctggataagactgagcaactgaacaactgaagacAGTCATCATTACTTTCTTACTGCAGTTCCCAACGCTTCCACGGACCCCTCTACCCTCCCGCTGTCCTCTATGTATTCTGCCATCCAAAATCTCTCCAGGGCCTAGAACAGCTCCTGGCACAAAACAGCACTTGGCTCAAAAGTATGTTATGAAGCCCTGACTACCCCCCGAGGTGGGCCTCTGCCCGGGGTGCCCATTGAGGAGCAGCAAGGGGCTGTCTTACCGGTCTCGCTCTGCGCCAGGCTGCCGAGGGCCAGCGCGAAAACCAGCACCACCACGTAGATCACCTTGGGCTCCATAGCGGCCGTGACCTTCCTGCTCTTTCCAGAGGGGCCCGCAATCCAGGATGAGAGTGGGTCCTGGCCCTCGATCTTATACCGTAGGCTCTGTTTGCTTTCTACAGAGGGCCAGATAACGTTTGCCTAAGGAGGGCCCCGAAACCTTTCATTCCAAGTAATCGCCACTGATTAGAAGGTGTTTCCCAAACGCAGCCAAGCCAAACTGACAGGTTTGCTGATAGAGAAAAATGCCTTATCTTGCGGTCATCGTGGTTGAAGGATTGGAGATTCAGAAAGTTCCTCTCTTATCCTGTGGGAGTCTCCCTGGTCATGACCTCTTCCAGCGCCTGAGCTGTTCAGAGACCCTCCTGCTAAGCAAACAACATACTCATTGGAGGGTGATTCAGAGAGAGACACCCACACCACACCGGGCACagggtcagcagtggccatgggctTCCCCCACGGTGGTTCCACTAAGTCAACAGCACACTCATTTGAGGGTGATTCATAGTGAGAGATGCCATGCGATGCCAGGCACAGGGTCAGCAGTGGCCGTGGGCTTCCCCCACGGTGGTCAGGGAAGGACAGCGGACAGGTGAGGCCCGCCGGCCTGGTGAGGTCCTTTCCAAGTGGGCGTGCAGCTGTTTTCAACGATTTTCAGGATTCACGTCTCATGGAACCGCCGTGCCTGGACAAGAAGAGCAGAAAATGCTAGGAGCTGGACTTCAAACttcttttccccatttgtttGTCATGTCAGGCTTTCCTCCTGGGAAACTGGTGCATGCGCAAAGCACCCATAGGCTCTTTGACCTGGCCTTGTCCTGAGGGGCCCCTTCCTGCTGGCATCCACATTGAAAATCACATATGTTCAACCTCCTACTTACACTGTGGCATTGTAGGGGCGTTCttacttatttatcttaattaATTGAGGATAAATTACcttgtttttcttcaaaattatttaagaTGATTTATCGTAAAaatcgggcttctctggtggctcattggtaa includes these proteins:
- the TFF1 gene encoding trefoil factor 1 isoform X1, which gives rise to MEPKVIYVVVLVFALALGSLAQSETETCQVEPHQRQNCGYSGITAKDCEEKGCCFDNTGASFRRFSCGNGIGVRRTSAWYQGLSSIAGRMSWGPMNLNSPPGLTAQILCIPN
- the TFF1 gene encoding trefoil factor 1 isoform X2, with amino-acid sequence MEPKVIYVVVLVFALALGSLAQSETETCQVEPHQRQNCGYSGITAKDCEEKGCCFDNTVRGVPWCFHSVPVEEGCEF